A single genomic interval of Penaeus monodon isolate SGIC_2016 chromosome 30, NSTDA_Pmon_1, whole genome shotgun sequence harbors:
- the LOC119592708 gene encoding MAM and LDL-receptor class A domain-containing protein 1-like, producing MPPPTGTTCEANGMFTCDSGTCVSRDKLCDFSDDCLDSSDESYGMCSAYKFRCDFEAGLCNAWAEEATDDADWVLFRGSSDALEMLPGYDHTTLSSGGHFLVLNIPVEPVTQVVGRLHSPVVRAGVEECTLRFWYQALGDKPGVINVYRRTSYYSDGMHLIASLNNTAKGLWVKFTIPVGDSTHSGDFQVVLEGVADPDVRGTLSLDDFAMSPVCELSPNQHLPGEDDLTTPSPVCLPPQLACGNGLCYYPEDTCNFIDDCGDGTDELQCTRSCDFETEGDLCGWFVSVASSIPWQRGGFPAPLPGPPVDHALNAYAHDLFTAKEKSTGGQVAILESHTFSQVGEECTLVFWHYMLSTGAEASSLAVYKKSKETVSNGHDADMLWFEMSSSGKWSKEYLAIGRFGSRKDFTVYFKAVHGDDETHIAIDDVSLELCTPGKSCHSATEFTCADGSCIPRQFACDAKYDCDDKSDEFNCTAVDGDCNFDGNWMLTCAYLQKIDDDLQWTQAKSSNDPSNGPLHDHTLGSEGQYVYLSSDQGSPGQVAGITPHPTYPASRDLCFVRFWFYMHTDNANDETTLDTGALRLIVEEKSGRRWVAASRSSNYEASWQEVAALVSSDSPFRLVFQAELGNRNQSYIALDDVSLTPECVTGVGPSLNSTCAVDERLCNSGQCVPEAFFCDCFIDCLDGSDESDCEVTCPTVATRPTTSPKPTTTAATTASTPATSTCSHLQFPCGGAEDACVPSLLLCDGVTDCPNAADETNCPVSKTPCDPGFVFCADQFMSDRPCMRLTELCDGSYFCDSYHADESLCGECPSYFCLHGVCRLHESGAPFCSCTDGYTGNRCEILPSPGGSGGLSAGAIAAIALGCLVGGLVIAALVAYSWRRTRGRVTYTEMENEDSNWPDDAFVLDDMDAPMYPVTSVVNQKARTRTESDQEETDA from the exons ATGCCTCCGCCCACAG GAACGACTTGCGAAGCCAACGGGATGTTCACTTGCGATTCGGGAACCTGCGTATCTCGCGACAAACTCTGCGACTTCTCCGACGACTGCCTCGACTCCTCCGACGAATCCTACGGCATGTGCTCCGCGTACAAGTTCCGCTGCGACTTCGAGGCGGGGCTGTGCAACGCGTGGGCGGAGGAGGCGACAGACGACGCGGACTGGGTGCTGTTCCGCGGGTCGTCCGACGCCTTGGAGATGCTACCCGGCTACGACCACACGACCCTCTCCTCGGGCG GTCACTTCCTAGTCTTGAATATACCTGTCGAGCCAGTGACCCAGGTAGTAGGTCGTCTTCACTCACCTGTGGTTCGCGCGGGGGTCGAGGAATGCACCCTCAGATTCTGGTATCAAGCCCTTGGAGATAAGCCAGGTGTTATCAATGTCTACAG ACGCACGAGTTACTATTCTGATGGCATGCACCTTATAGCATCACTGAATAATACAGCAAAGGGCCTTTGGGTGAAATTCACCATTCCAGTCGGCGATAGCACTCATAGTGGGGATTTCCAA GTCGTCTTAGAAGGCGTAGCAGACCCGGATGTACGAGGCACTCTTTCGCTAGACGACTTCGCAATGTCGCCAGTATGTGAACTCTCGCCCAACCAACACCTACCTGGCGAAGATGACCTGACCACACCTTCCCCTGTCTGCCTGCCGCCTCAACTAGCTTGTGGTAACGGACTCTGTTACTACCCAGAAGACACTTGCAACTTCATCGATGACTGCGGAGATGGAACGGATGAGCTTCAGTGCA CTAGGAGTTGTGACTTCGAGACGGAGGGCGACCTGTGCGGCTGGTTCGTGAGCGTGGCGAGTTCCATCCCCTGGCAGCGTGGGGGGTTCCCAGCCCCCCTACCCGGACCCCCTGTTGACCACGCCCTCAATGCTTATGCGCATGACCTTTTCACGGCCAAGGAAAAG AGCACTGGAGGACAGGTCGCCATCTTGGAGTCCCACACGTTTTCCCAAGTGGGGGAGGAATGCACCCTTGTGTTCTGGCACTATATGTTGTCCACGGGTGCCGAGGCCTCGAGTCTGGCTGTTTACAAGAAATCGAAGGAGACTGTG TCCAACGGCCACGACGCGGACATGCTATGGTTCGAAATGTCCAGCTCCGGCAAGTGGTCTAAGGAATACCTGGCCATCGGGCGCTTCGGGAGCAGGAAGGACTTCACCGTGTATTTCAAGGCCGTGCACGGTGACGACGAG ACCCACATAGCCATCGACGACGTGAGCCTGGAGCTGTGCACCCCCGGGAAGTCGTGCCACTCAGCCACCGAATTCACGTGCGCTGACGGCTCGTGCATCCCCCGCCAGTTCGCGTGCGATGCCAAGTACGACTGCGACGACAAGAGCGATGAGTTCAACTGCACTGCGGTTGAC GGAGACTGCAATTTCGATGGGAACTGGATGCTGACCTGTGCCTATTTACAAAAAATAGACGACGACCTGCAGTGGACTCAAGCCAAAAGCTCCAACGACCCCTCAAACGGCCCCCTCCACGACCACACTCTTGGCTCCGAAG GTCAGTACGTTTACCTGTCCAGCGACCAAGGATCTCCGGGACAGGTCGCAGGGATCACCCCCCACCCGACCTATCCTGCGTCGCGGGACCTGTGTTTCGTCAGGTTCTGGTTTTACATGCACACCGACAATGCTAATGATGAAACGACGCTGGACACAGGGGCACTGAGGCTCATTGTGGAAG AAAAATCCGGAAGGCGTTGGGTGGCGGCGTCGCGGAGCAGCAATTACGAGGCCAGCTGGCAGGAGGTGGCCGCCCTGGTCTCCTCCGACAGCCCCTTCCGCCTCGTGTTCCAGGCCGAGTTGGGGAACAGGAACCAGAGCTACATCGCGCTGGACGACGTCTCGCTGACTCCT GAGTGTGTGACAGGTGTCGGCCCTTCTCTGAACAGCACGTGTGCGGTTGATGAGCGACTTTGCAACTCTGGGCAGTGTGTACCTGAAGCATTTTTCTGTGACTGTTTTATTGACTGCTTGGATGGCTCGGATGAATCCGACTGCG AAGTGACATGCCCGACCGTGGCTACGCGCCCCACCACGAGCCCGAAACCCACCACGACGGCCGCCACCACCGCCTCCACGCCCGCCACCTCAACCTGCTCGCACCTGCAGTTCCCCTGTGGAGGCGCAGAAGACGCCTGTGTGCCCTCGCTCCTCCTCTGCGACGGGGTGACGGATTGCCCCAACGCTGCTGACGAGACGAACTGCCCAG TGTCTAAGACCCCGTGTGACCCTGGCTTCGTCTTCTGCGCCGACCAGTTCATGTCGGACCGCCCTTGCATGCGCCTGACCGAACTGTGCGATGGCAGTTACTTCTGCGACTCGTACCACGCCGACGAGTCCCTGTGTGGAGAGTGTCCGAGCTACTTTTGCCTGCATGGTGTCTGCCGCTTGCATGAGTCCGGGGCGCCGTTCTGTTC CTGCACCGACGGCTACACGGGCAACAGATGCGAGATCCTGCCCAGCCCGGGCGGGTCGGGCGGGCTGAGCGCCGGAGCCATCGCCGCCATCGCGTTGGGCTGCCTCGTCGGGGGCCTCGTCATCGCCGCCCTCGTCGCCTACAGCTGGAGGAGAAC GCGAGGCAGAGTTACCTACACCGAGATGGAAAACGAGGATTCGAACTGGCCCGATGACGCGTTCGTGTTGGACGACATGGATGCGCCGATGTATCCAGTCACATCCGTCGTCAACCAGAAAGCACGAACGCGAACGGAGTCGGATCAGGAGGAGACAGATGCGTGA